The region TTAAATATAACGAAAATAAACCCATCTCCCAGGGTTAAAAAATAAAAAAATGGTTTTATATTACAGATAGGGGGTCATTATGTGTATTAGTGTGATTACCAAGGGATACTGACGGAATAATTACCGGGCGATTTTGTCGTTATCACACTATCAACGCCCTTCGATTCAGGCAAAGTCTTTTGCGGTATTAGATAGCGATTCCACTTTGGCTAACCTAAGGGCTATCGTATTCATATTCTCGCGCAGCCAGATGTAACGGACGCCATTAGGGCTAATATCTGCTGAGTAACGATCGTTCATCTGACGTGATACCTGCACTTGACCAAGATGAGGATTACGTAGAGAGAAGTCGATAATCAGCCTTTCCAGGGCTTCTTCTGTTCGGTTCTTGTGCCGTAAACCTGGTGTCTCCTGGCGCTTGAGGGCATCAATACCTCCTTCTTTAACCAGCCGTCTGTGACGGTGAATGGTTTCCCTTGATACGCCGCTCAGGCGCGAGGCCTCTGCTACGTTACCCAGCCTGTCAGCCAATGCGAGTACACCAAGCTTTTTCTGGATATCGATATCCTCCAATGAGGCTTTAGTCGGCTCTGTCACCTCTGATACCTGTAATTGTCTGCCTGCAAAATAGGCGCTGAACTGTTTATCTTTTCCTGCTCGGATTTCGATTTTCTGATTGGCGATAGAATGCCTGAGCGGTGATTCAATGAAATAGAATTTATTGCCGTAGCTGAATGTATGGTCATTGCGGATCTTGCGATAAACCTTGGTGATGCAGATATCATCAAGATTTATGTACCTCGACAGCGGGGTATATTCGGAGGCGGGTGTTCTTGCTTTGACCGTTAGTTTCTTGCGCCAGAATTGCGGTATAAACACATGCTGAAGGTAGCTGTTAGCACCTGCCATATCAATAATATTGTGCAGTCTCAGTTCCGGTATGAGTCGGTCTTGCAGGGTATCGAAGGCACGTTCAATACGCCCTTTGCCCTGTGGTGAGCTGGCAAAGATGATTTCGATACCCAATTCCTCACAAGCCCGCTGCATCTGGGAGAAGTTGCAACGTTTGGGGCCACCAAAGATACCCGCCCGGTCAACGTACAACGTCTTAAACACACCATACGTCTCAATAACTGAGCGCA is a window of Dickeya solani IPO 2222 DNA encoding:
- a CDS encoding ISNCY family transposase, whose product is MITLNSKAQLTVDVIAKVAECKIAIANAAKLLNKSRRTIERYLQRYREKGLQFVIHGNAGSEPANKTPDTVKQQVQTLIREKYYDLNLLHLAEMLEANEHLVVKRETLRKWAHDIHHVKRAKRRRSRVHKRRERMEAPGLMLQMDGSTHRWFGNNKSCLIAMIDDANSDIHAEFFLSETTAGCLKVMRSVIETYGVFKTLYVDRAGIFGGPKRCNFSQMQRACEELGIEIIFASSPQGKGRIERAFDTLQDRLIPELRLHNIIDMAGANSYLQHVFIPQFWRKKLTVKARTPASEYTPLSRYINLDDICITKVYRKIRNDHTFSYGNKFYFIESPLRHSIANQKIEIRAGKDKQFSAYFAGRQLQVSEVTEPTKASLEDIDIQKKLGVLALADRLGNVAEASRLSGVSRETIHRHRRLVKEGGIDALKRQETPGLRHKNRTEEALERLIIDFSLRNPHLGQVQVSRQMNDRYSADISPNGVRYIWLRENMNTIALRLAKVESLSNTAKDFA